TTGAAGCCAGACGGTCGGATCCGGCCAATGCTGGGAAATGGCTGCTCGGATATATTTCGGGGCACTGACCGACACGACCAGGACGAGTGACGCCGCGATGAAAACACCGGCCCCCGGCAGACTCCTGTCCAGCATCCGCTCGAGCACGACGAGCGCCAAACTGGTGAGGAGTGCCGGAACAATGATGCCCGCCACAATACGACCAACCCAACCGGGAGCGACCGCTGCCTGATACACTGACTCAGACGACACCCCCTGTGTCCGCCTCCAGGCTGGTCCGAACCAGAACGGAGAATACCAGATGAACTGAGCAATGGAGTAGGCCAGGGAACCCGAGAGGATAGGGAAAAGTACGTGTGACATGACCAGCTATTTCAAATGCTGTTTCGCCTCTGATTCGAGTTTGTCAATCCGCTCAACCGACCGGCGAACGGCCCGGACGATGCGGTGGCGAGTGAGATAGCCGAGCGCCGCCAAGACGACGCCCGAAGCGATCCCGCCCGCAAATTCCGCCCAGAATTGTTCCCAGAAATTCATACACTTTTAATAGAATAATCGTTTCTCCTCTGTCTGTAGCAGGGTCATCAGTTCATCAAAATACGGTTGAATCTCTGGTGAAAGGGCCACCTTGTCTTTCTTATTCTGGTACAACATATCGAGGGTAATCGACTTCTCCCGCCATGTCCGACCACCGTCGAGATACATCTTGAGAAGTGGCTCGATCTTGTCGAGGGCATAGACGAAGCGGCTTTCGGCATCCCCCCTCGTCACATAACCACGAATCGCCATGTGCATCTCAGGGACTTCCGGAAATTCTGCTACCAGTCGTTCAGCCGCGAGCCGTTCGCGCTCAGGTTTCGAGGCGAGCAGTTCCTTGTCTTCACTATACACATACGTATCCCCAGCGTACACCTCGACCAGATCATGGGCCAGTGCATAGCAAAGTACCTTCTCCCGATCCAAGGGGAATTTCCCTGTATCCAGGATATACCACGCGAGCATGGCCAGGCTGTACGAATGCTCCTGATCGTTCTCCCACCGCTCGCTCTCTGTCACATGAACCACTCGCTCCACTTTTTGGAGTTCGTTCAGAAGCCTAGCGAACGAAAGGAGACGTTCTAGATTTTTCACAATACTTGGCGCAACTTAAATGTGATGATCTTCACCATGGTGTTCCAATCAACCCGCTCCCCATAGTATCCCCGGTACGCCGCAAGCATCGCTTCCCGGCTCTCGTAGCCCTCGTGACCACGGAAATCCGCTTCTTCGATTGCTCCGAGAGTCTTTTCCGAACAG
This is a stretch of genomic DNA from Candidatus Moraniibacteriota bacterium. It encodes these proteins:
- a CDS encoding DUF1761 family protein; this translates as MSHVLFPILSGSLAYSIAQFIWYSPFWFGPAWRRTQGVSSESVYQAAVAPGWVGRIVAGIIVPALLTSLALVVLERMLDRSLPGAGVFIAASLVLVVSVSAPKYIRAAISQHWPDPTVWLQDGALWFGVIAAAVAIVLSANLKSNF
- a CDS encoding HD domain-containing protein, with protein sequence MKNLERLLSFARLLNELQKVERVVHVTESERWENDQEHSYSLAMLAWYILDTGKFPLDREKVLCYALAHDLVEVYAGDTYVYSEDKELLASKPERERLAAERLVAEFPEVPEMHMAIRGYVTRGDAESRFVYALDKIEPLLKMYLDGGRTWREKSITLDMLYQNKKDKVALSPEIQPYFDELMTLLQTEEKRLFY